A window of the Henckelia pumila isolate YLH828 chromosome 3, ASM3356847v2, whole genome shotgun sequence genome harbors these coding sequences:
- the LOC140888973 gene encoding uncharacterized protein, whose protein sequence is MVDNRTVCDIIRPPVEDPKKEKKARVLEVDALTALNAKIDALTHHMAVMQTASANQVQVQQPEEQQVFEVDATNFMGNQGRQPYNPYSNTYNTGWKNHTNFLWKAADPTSNTSKPVEKKPSFEEIMMKYVAGTETRLQNQEAMLQKLEIQMGQIATQLSNRPTGTLPSNTETNPKGVNAIMVVTRAQSKKSEQMVEEKNVEGTKISKAKEDVRTKKFSMAGEKDALAQMPNYAKFLKDLLKNKKKLNDVTKVTMNEKIEYKLNLMSHALDKKLGICNIEPEKISLIFADGSSKYPRGMVENVLVKIDKFIYPIDFVILDMNADCEVPRILGHSFLSMSRALVDVEKGELILRLNNEQVMFNMLKLANDSPQLKSCSDFKFIDVFHAIGDECQKIQISA, encoded by the exons ATGGTggacaaccgtactgtttgTGATATTATTAGGCCgccagttgaag atcCTAAAAAGGAGAAAAAGGCTAGAGTATTAGAAGTAGATGCATTAACAGCATTGAATGCCAAAATCGATGCTCTTACTCATCATATGGCAGTTATGCAGACAGCTTcagccaatcaagtgcaagTTCAACAGCCCGAGGAACAGCAAGTATTTGAGGTCGATGCAACGAATTtcatgggaaatcaagggagacagcCATACAATCCCTACAGTAATACTTACAATACTGGCTGGAAGAATCATACAAACTTCTTGTGGAAAGCTGCAGATCCTACATCCAACACATCAAAGCCGGTCGAGAAGAAGCCTtcctttgaagaaatcatgatgaaatatgtagcggGCACTGAGACCCGTCTACAAAATCAGGAGGCTATGCTGCAGAAATTGGAAATTCAGATGGGGCAGATCGCAACTCAATTGTCGAATCGCCCTACTGGAACTTTACCGAGTAACACCGAAACAAACCCCAAGGGAgtgaatgctatcatggtcGTGACTCGAGCACAATCTAAAAAATCTGAGCAGATGGTAGAAGAGAAAAATGTGGAGGGGACGAAAATTTCAAAAGCCAAGGAGGATGTGCGCACTAAAAAATTCTCCATGGCAGGtgagaaag atgcattagctcagatgccgaactATGCCAAATTTCTAAaggacttgctgaaaaataaaaagaaattgaATGATGTGACGAAGGTCACAATGAATGAGAA GATCGagtataaattaaatttgatgtcTCATGCACTTGATAAGAAACTGGGTATATGCAACATTGAACCGGAAAAAATTTCTCTAATATTTGCTGATGGATCTAGTAAATACCCAAGAGGGATGGTTGAGAATGTTCTAGTCAAGATTGATAAGTTTATTTATCCtattgattttgttattcttgacatgaatGCAGATTGTGAAGTGCCTCGGATTTTAGGGCATTCGTTTTTATCCATGAGTAGAGCGTTAGTTGATGTTGAGAAAGGAGAGTTAATATTGAGACTGAATAATGAGCAAGTGATGTTTAATATGCTTAAGTTGGCTAATGATAGCCCACAATTAAAATCTTGCTCTGATTTCAAATTTATTGATGTGTTTCATGCTATAGGTGATGAATGTCAGAAGATTCAGATCTCCGCATGA